Sequence from the Brachionichthys hirsutus isolate HB-005 chromosome 21, CSIRO-AGI_Bhir_v1, whole genome shotgun sequence genome:
TGTGCactgaaaataagaaaacaacaacaaccaattATCAGTTCAGGACAAGCTTCCACCGTGATTTGTTTTAGTTATTATTGCGAGAAGATAGCCGGTACAACCCAAGAGAAGACTTTCTAAATGTTCTGAAGGCCTGTTTTCGTCGATATTCAAATGATGACAACACATCAGACTAACCACACCAGACAAACGCAATACAGTAACTCCTGTCATGGGATTCCGTACACCGGCCTCTCGCCCAGACATGAAGGTTGTTTGCTTTCCCCTGGTGAACCGCTTCTGACCCACACTGCTCTGTCACCAGCCCGCAGAGGGAGGAGGGCTGTCTCCTGTAATTAGCATAGACTGGAATACACTGGCTCCTTTGAAACTCACTGACTGGACATCACACTCatggacattttaataatacacCATTGATACTCTTGCAGACTTCAATGCAATGGGAATGGAGTGTGGACTGTAATACACTGGCTCCCATTGGTCTGGACAAGTGTTGCAGTTGGAGAGTTTGTACTTATGAGTGACTAATGGACATGAATAAAGAATCATATCCGTTTTAAACTCTAGTCTAGGAGATACATTTTCTGCCTTTTCATGtaattttggggggggaaacCTGATTTGCTGGTGAACTGTTCCATTCATCCCTGGATCTTTAGTTCCCCATGTTATATGAGGTTTAGCATTCTGATCCAAGTCGATACAAAACCAGTGGTTGACACGTTTATAAAATATCTACTGTGGTATTGACCGCTTTTTCTACTGAAGGTGGAAAAATACCAAAAAGAAGCTTAGCAAAATCTAGtcttaaaatgaaaatacacacacacacacacattgagcaACTCCCTGATGTATTGGCCCAAAACTCTACTGGTGAAAATGAACCAAAGTCTTTATTGTTTTGTCCTTCCTGTCTTTATTTTAGGTAAATATGCAGTAGGAATAACAGGTGAGTTTGGGTTAGAGGTGAGATGCACCAGGGATTATcactgagcccctttttgttttccatggtgatggatagacgaacagatgaggtgagacgggaATCCAATTGGAATGTAATGTTttcagatgacattgtgatatgcagggagagcaggaagaCGGTAGAGGAGAATtgagagaagtggaggtctgcgctagaaaagagaggaatgaaggtgagcaggagtaaaacagagtgcATGTgttgtaataaataataaagaaggtcccaggggggacagtgaagttacaaggaatagacacAAAGAAGgccgaggacttcaggtacctcgggtcaacagagcagagtgatggagagaatgtggaaaggaagtgaagaatcgtgtgcaggcaggctggaacgggtggaggaaagtatcaggtgtgctctgtgataggagagtgtcagcgaggatgaagggaaaggtctacaagacactggtgaggacagccatgatggacggcttagagacagtggctctgaggaaaagacaggaggcggagctagaagtggtggagatgaagatgctgaggttctccttgggagtgaccaggttggacaggattagaaatgagacaataagggggacagtgaaggttagatgttttggagacaaggtcagagagaccagactttaatggtttggacatgtccagaggagagacagggacacacatcatgcataggggccccagagcatgaGGAGAGGGTatagggtgaaggcgctgcCATGATCGGCGCAACCTGgagcaattgtgtgtgtgtgggggtgccttgctcaagggcgcctCGGCAGCGGTCTGACTTTAAAACTGGCCCCTCTTTAGTCACCAGCTCATATTCCTCATTTTGTccgggctgggacttgaaccgatGGAGTTCTCTGCTTCGcagcccactgagccactgccgccgcATTAAAATCATTGTTGCTACAAACGTATTCTTTTGAGCAGatgtaaataaaattaatgtTAACTTTAGGGATAGACGGTAAGTTATCAGCACAATACAGGCTAATTTATATTTTGATAAACTTGCGGAATCTGAAATTGTAGATGATAATGAATAAATCCAATATGAATCCAAGCTGGGGTTAAAAGCTTAAATTCCAGGTAAGTGTTATAAATGACCTCATCAGTAATAGCCATGAGAAGAAGCATAGCATTGCATCCTTAGTTGTCTTATCTTATCATGGATGCTTTTCCAAGCTCACCTTGACTGAGCTTGTTAACTTTACAAAATATGGTGTCACCTGAAAAATTACAGCACTGGCCTTCTTTCACGTTGGGTCCGTTTGCCTGACCTGCTTTAACCTCAAACGTTAGCAGCTTTAGACGCAGAttcacacacgtgcacacacacacacacacacacacacacacacacaccactcaaGCCTTATTAACCCCCTGTAGCACACTACTCCTTTTCAAACGCAGATCCCCTCCTCCCCGACCCTCGGGGTAAATCTGTAGCCGTGCTTCACCATAGCTGGTGTTCTGCTTGCCCCTGTGGGTTCCTTGTCGCACAGCTATTTTGCCAGCCACGTTGGGTTATTTGGTCGTCTGCGGCTGTAGGCTGGAGGTGTTTTGGTGAGCTTCAGAttaaataatgctttttttttctttcttccatgCCATGAATACAATAATAGCACAGACTAGTGCGGCagagtctgtttcctgtttttcacTACCTCACCTGATGCTTGTTTACATGTGCAGCTATTACACGGTTTGCGTGCGACCACTGTGCATACACGTACCTGATACACACcaacatgcacaaacactgCTCTGTATGGACCCCGTGGCTTTTTACGCCGAGGTGGGGGTTAccctcatttaaataaagtttaatctTTATTTAGACGTGGAAATGTCCCCGCCAAGGTGTGGCCCCACACAGTACGCACAACCCCAAACTCAAATGAGATTCTAGTTGCTGATGAAGCAGACAAAACTTCCATTATGTGATCATTGCATAGATCATTGGAACAAATGACACATCCCAGTTTTGCCTTTGGGTACCGTAGATAATCGGAGTTTCACCTTTCTGCTCCAGACGCAGCCGGTTCCCAACCCCATGTCCTACTACATGCATCGTGCCCCATGGTGGTTTCATCGCTTTGAGATTTTATCCAACCACCTCGTCGAGCTCATCTTCCCCTTCGCCACCTTCTTGGGCAGACGGATGTGCATGGTCAATGGAGCAGTCCAGATCCTCTTCCAGGTAGCTAACGCTCTTAGCTAACCTAAGGCCTGTGGTCCGTGGTGGCGTTGAGGTCATTTCATTCAGATACACGAACCGCTGCGATTCTCCAATCATTTAtagtttgtgtctttgtttccatcttttaaaatacatttcagagcTTAACTGCAAAGTTGCTTTTCTGTTGGGCGCTGCATTGTCAGTAGTAGTTTTCTAGTAGAAAGTAAATTCACCCAAAGTCGTTGTGGATGAAAATCAGTTGACCAGCTTTTCCTCAtgacctgtgtgtttgtgtcccgTCTCTCGTCATCTAGGTGGTTCTGATAGTGAGTGGGAACCTCAGTTTCCTCAACTGGCTGACCATTGTTCCCAGTTTGGCCTGTTTTGACGATGCATCACTGGCTTTCTTGTTTGGCTCTAGGGGGGCCGCCAAGAAGGCTGTGCTGGAGATACAGAATGAGGAAGCAGCGGGACGCAGTCCTAAACCCACCAAAGGTAGACAGGGACTGTATTCAAGAAACATCTGactgaaatatttaatatgGCCAAGTTTTCTCAGAgtattttatcatttaaagTAGCTTGATTAGAGAGAGATTATAGTGACTGTCATTAAAAGCAGTAGAGTAGGCCGCAATAGATTTTCTCCATCTGCagtaaatgcataaataaataaatgcatcgTGAATCTGGAATTATTCAACAGAAAATATCATacgattattattttttcttcaaaatagttggtattttattttggaattaAATGCGATATGTGCACGGTGTGCGTAAATTGTAGCCAAAAACAACAGTATAGCTAGTAGTCGAGGCTAATGGGTCCAACGGGCTGAAGTAATTCACGGTCTGGTCTTGTTGCAGAGGGCGTTATGGGAAGAAAAAGGAATTAACACTTGAACTGCTGAATCGCTGTGAGAAGTATGACGTATGGTTTACTGGAATTCAACATAATGCCGGTCACATTTTTACAATATAGACTTGTAAAATGTGGTAAAAGGCAGAACAGCCCCTTTCTAATTGGGCTCACTGGACCCATTAGGCTCTTAAAAATCGTCTCCCACCTGGAGCCTGAGCTGGTTTCAATCATTCAAACAGACCCGGAGAGTCTGAGCCAGCctcagacgttctcctcggaTTATGTTGATGTCTTTAACATGCATGGGATCAGCAGGCTGGTGCAGGTAGACTCAACATTTGTCAATACTAGCTTGTCACATGATCTCAGAGGTCAGAGCTTTTCcactgaggacacacacacacacacacactcatagaaGTTTAACAGCATTTCATATGTGCTCAAACAGAAATTAGGAAACATGTCATCCCTGCAATTGTTGAATTGAATCCAATCCAGGCCTAAGTGTCTCCGTGTTTTCATCTTTAATTAGTTTTTCCTTCTGTCACTGGTTCATTTTGACATCCTGGAATTGAGATGTATTATTTGTCactaaacaaacaacaaatgtagGCCAAACAGGTTTATTGGAATTCAATCCGGTATCTACTGCAGTGAAAGTATGTTCCCGTAGGGCAGTTTGTGGCTGCACTATTTGTcatgccccccctcccgcctCTGTGTTTATGTGCCGTTTGTATTACAGGGATGTTTGTACGCCGCGTGCTGAACGTCTCTTTGGGCGTTCTGATTGGGTTCCTGAGCGTTCCCGTGGTGATGAACCTGTTGAGTTCCAGGCAGGTGATGAACACCTCCTTTGACCCGCTGCGCATCGTCAACACCTACGGGGCCTTTGGCAGGTACAATTCTGAAGTGGTGCTTTTCAAAAGATTACATAGGGCAAACCCTAACGCGACCCTAACCTtgtggatgctaatgactcctgagGATTCGTTAGTCAGGTTTTAATGACGCCCGGGGAGTcttattgccttggtggtttcggtggCGACCGGCAATTATTTCACGTACCGGGggttatttaaattaaaaaacaggaatATAATCTAACCACTAAACTTTATATTATCTACTTGTGATAActattaaacaaatattacacCATCATGTTCAcactttttctttcataaaattCCAAGTTTTTGTCCTTCAATCCAGGGTTCTatgtgctgaagcagttttgCCTCATTTTCTGGCTTGTCTCCACATATTATGCAGAGCAGCTCACTTGGTgcacgagtcacctgttgataaacccgtGCTTCAAGTCTgtctcctggtttgtctgttaaattaatttgtttttggtggtcgtcggctcctcttctcctcagttggtcttttcccctttgcaaaaaaGCTCCCCAAAGACTCATTTTACTTTTTTGAGTAAAGTATCACATGACCAAGAAGATTGTTACATTGGAGAAAAGCCggccgtttttcaaaataaaacaccttttacaCTTTAAttatcgatacaacggaaattgaatggattagttattctttctgtgcggcccggtaacaaatgcctcacgctGGCGACCACTGATCTAAAAGAGCAAACGGAACCTTTACATCCAATCTGCACTCTCCTGTACTCTCATACGCTTCACTTGATGCCTCTGAAGcaatagatctttttttttacaaactcaaCAGCATCACCAAGGAGCGTACTGAGGTGATCTTCCAGGGTACCCTGAGCCGGGATCCCGAAGACCCCGAGGCGGTTTGGGAGGAGTACCAGTTCCTATGTAAGCCGGGAGATGTTTACCGCCGGCCCTGCCTCATATCGCCGTACCACTACCGGCTGGACTGGCTCATGTGGTTTGCTGCCTTCCAGGTGAGATGCTGGATGCTTGACTTTCCTTTTTGCCTgcataccacacacacacacacacacacacacacacactcggtctgattcctcctcctcagtttcTCAAGCCTCGCTAAAATCGGCACCTTTCTCCGTCACACTCTTCTCACATCCCGTCTCCCTGACCTCACGCAGACGTACGAGCAGAACGAGTGGGTGATCCACATTGCAGGACGTCTGCTGTCCAATGACAGCGCTGTCCTCTCCCTGATCGACGCTGACCCCTTCCAAGGCAGAGAAACtcccaggtaaacacacacgcagcatcGCGGTGACACTCCAAGGCGGTTTGAACTTTGATTATCAGACTTTTTGAAACGCTGAGAAAACATTCATAGACTTACTTTAGCGTTAGGGTCTCTGTTAGATTTACATCAGGGCTTCCTGTCTGAGCTCTAAGACACTGTTCTCGCATAATGACAAGGAATGGAATGTCCCAGATGCCGTTCTGTGGAGTGGTGGAATCGAACTGTAATTTGTGAGGTCTGGATCAGCAGCACGTCTGGAAGAAGAAGGCCTCGAGTTcttgaggaatgggctaagattccccAGGAATGTTACCAGGTTGTGTCCTAAATGGgcggattaatctagtttctagtttccattatttctcatgggaaatatagtttcggttttcgaacGGTATTGCAGAACCGATtgtgttggagaaccgaggttccactgtattctCTGTGCTGCAGCCCCCTCTGGTGAAAAAAGTAGCAAATAATATGTGTTTGAAACAACTCAGCAGATTGTTGTTTGCTcacattgcatttacacaaacaggACGCACCTCTAATTCACACGAGTAATGATATTAGGTAGTAATTTGGCCGTTTTCCTCCTCAGGTGGATTCGGGGTGAACATTTCAGGTACAGGTTCAGCCAGCCGGGCAGCACCAGTGCAGCCCAGGGGAAGTGGTGGCTGAGGAAACGCATCGGACCCTACTTCCCTCCCGTCGACCTCGAGGGACTCAGGGGCTACTTTCGTTCCCGGAACTGGCCCCTCCCACATACACCCCCAGAGAGGACCTGAAACCAAAACCTCTGACTGCAGCAAATGATCCGAAGTCTTCGGGGGTTGAGACTGAATGAGGCTGAGTTGTGCAACCTGACTTTATCTCACTGTCAATAGAATTCTCTTCAAACTACTATTAACATCCTCAGTTAAAGcctaataataaatgtcattttaatgtgATGAAacttaaaatcaaattaaaatatgttttattttatttttaccaaagAGGATTGTTGTTTATTGCCAAGATATTTAGATCAGGCTGAAAAATCTGGAGCTTTGACTgaagcaaaaaggaaaacataaTTGGTTAAGGCGAGTCGTTTAAGCTACATTAGCCACTGCTAGCATAGCTGAAATAACTGTGATCAAGTTGTACACTTCTCTGGCTCAGATCTCCTGCATGgttgatttttaattttattttataaacacCCTGTGGAAGACCACATTGACCCACAATGCACCTTGGAGAtcatacaataaaaataagatgaaaAAACGCAAACATATCTCTTGTTCACTTCAAGTCTCACAAAAAATACTGTGGAATTTGTGTACATGTATTGAAAAACAGAAGGGGTTAATTCTGCTGCATGGATTCTGATCGTTGATGGTTTTTGATCCCGTTTGTTTCACAGGCTGTGTTGAATCAGTGCGGTTTTCTTTTCATGGAAATGTCTGGCCATTATCCCTGACCGGTCCACTAAAGACGCTCATAGTGGACTGGTCTGGTGTGGGAATAATCGGATACGTTTGCCCTCGGGAAGGAAAATTGCTCAAGTTGATTCAGAAATGGTCAATATTTTATCATATTACTCGCTGACTTTGATTGATGCAGGAACATGGAGGCCGAAAGTAAATGTGATGATACAAATGAGGCCAGGAGG
This genomic interval carries:
- the lmf1 gene encoding lipase maturation factor 1, with protein sequence MAATGNPSGSSVRKRRVADSETDTNAADSRDEHETASGREAGKGRRVRALRTGTYWLTRVVLLRAVAFIYFVAFTVAYKQNKQLIGENGLMPCKNYLNSVKRYVGGKIGVAAFTYTPSILWLLDWSDVDANLDGIALLGMLLSAFVLVMGMANMVLMAALWALYHSLVSVGQLWYSFGWESQLLETGFLAIFLCPVWNLSQVPVRCPPSLICIWTFRWLIVRIMLGAGLIKIRGDKCWRDLTCMDYHYETQPVPNPMSYYMHRAPWWFHRFEILSNHLVELIFPFATFLGRRMCMVNGAVQILFQVVLIVSGNLSFLNWLTIVPSLACFDDASLAFLFGSRGAAKKAVLEIQNEEAAGRSPKPTKGMFVRRVLNVSLGVLIGFLSVPVVMNLLSSRQVMNTSFDPLRIVNTYGAFGSITKERTEVIFQGTLSRDPEDPEAVWEEYQFLCKPGDVYRRPCLISPYHYRLDWLMWFAAFQTYEQNEWVIHIAGRLLSNDSAVLSLIDADPFQGRETPRWIRGEHFRYRFSQPGSTSAAQGKWWLRKRIGPYFPPVDLEGLRGYFRSRNWPLPHTPPERT